From the genome of Candidatus Cloacimonadota bacterium:
TGATATACACAAAAGAACTTCAATAAATGAAAAGTTTTACCCGCGTCAACAGTATCTTCAGTGGGTTAATAAACAATTTTTCCAAGCAGGGATTCTCTCGCGAAATTAAAATTGCCCTCCTTTGGAATCGAGCTGTCGGCAGTCTTCTAAATCGTAAATCCAGAATTGTCAAACTTGAACATAACACGCTGTTTGTTCTAATTGAAAATAACGTGTGGTTGCAGGAACTGCTTCTGAATAAAAGCGAAATTAAAGCAAAGATAAACAAAAATCTTTCCAAGGAAGAAAAAATATCCGAGATAATT
Proteins encoded in this window:
- a CDS encoding DUF721 domain-containing protein, with the protein product MKSFTRVNSIFSGLINNFSKQGFSREIKIALLWNRAVGSLLNRKSRIVKLEHNTLFVLIENNVWLQELLLNKSEIKAKINKNLSKEEKISEIIFSLSSKKISLFE